The following proteins are co-located in the Castanea sativa cultivar Marrone di Chiusa Pesio chromosome 8, ASM4071231v1 genome:
- the LOC142605997 gene encoding uncharacterized protein LOC142605997, whose amino-acid sequence MNLSTAQAPVRRKPLLLYLATNQYTVGALIAQEDGDGVEQPVYYISRALKDAKTRYPRAERACLAIVYASQRLRHYFLAYEVWLMTKSHAIKALLRQPILSGRISQWLLQLSQYDLKAGMPKAVKSQTIADLLAQFPREEEFPLDDEVPREVAVAEEVGERWLVKFDGSSITQSGEVGVVLYHEENEAVALLFKLKFPCSNNTAEYEADLTGLATAHEMGVKHLKVIGDSNLVVCQTKRSFSLKESSLAPYRVMTQKMEERFSTFEIEHTPRGENRFADVLAALGSQIIFEGNSAKIEVSKRRESIIEVLKENFQEEQCEEDWRNPIREVLMKESGPAELKALKDYTLVRGELYRRMPGGILSRCVGQKEAQRKLKEMHKKTYGSC is encoded by the coding sequence ATGAACCTCTCTACCGCGCAAGCTCCAGTCCGCAGGAAGCCACTATTGTTATACTTAGCCACCAACCAATACACTGTAGGTGCGCTGATTGCTCAAGAAGATGGAGACGGAGTGGAACAGCCAGTGTATTACATCAGCCGAGCCCTAAAAGACGCAAAAACTCGCTACCCAAGGGCAGAAAGGGCATGCTTGGCTATTGTGTATGCCTCGCAGAGGTTACGACACTACTTCCTGGCCTATGAGGTGTGGCTGATGACTAAGTCTCATGCTATCAAAGCCTTATTGCGACAGCCAATTCTCTCCGGCAGGATATCCCAATGGTTACTGCAATTATCACAATACGATCTGAAAGCAGGAATGCCCAAAGCAGTGAAGAGCCAGACTATAGCAGACCTGTTAGCGCAGTTCCCGAGAGAAGAAGAATTCCCGCTAGATGATGAAGTCCCAAGGGAAGTAGCTGTGGCAGAGGAAGTTGGGGAACGGTGGTTAGTGAAGTTTGACGGGTCTTCTATCACCCAATCAGGGGAAGTGGGAGTGGTTCTGTATCATGAAGAAAACGAGGCCGTAGCGCTattattcaaactaaaattCCCTTGTTCAAATAACACGGCAGAATATGAAGCCGATCTAACTGGGTTAGCCACGGCCCATGAGATGGGGGTTAAACACTTGAAAGTGATAGGAGACTCGAACCTAGTGGTCTGCCAAACCAAAAGGAGCTTCTCCTTGAAGGAATCTAGCTTAGCCCCTTACCGGGTGATGACCCAGAAGATGGAGGAAAGGTTTTCAACCTTTGAAATAGAACATACGCCGAGAGGCGAGAATCGGTTTGCGGATGTGTTGGCTGCGTTAGGTTCGCAAATAATATTTGAAGGAAATAGTGCCAAGATAGAAGTCAGCAAGAGGAGAGAATCAATCATAGaagttttgaaggaaaatttCCAGGAGGAACAGTGCGAAGAGGATTGGCGAAATCCCATAAGGGAGGTCTTAATGAAAGAAAGTGGGCCTGCAGAGTTGAAAGCATTAAAAGACTATACCCTGGTACGAGGAGAACTGTATCGCAGGATGCCAGGGGGGATCCTGTCAAGGTGCGTGGGGCAAAAGGAGGCCCAGAGAAAGCTGAAGGAGATGCACAAAAAAACCTACGGATCTTGCTAG